Proteins found in one Sorghum bicolor cultivar BTx623 chromosome 1, Sorghum_bicolor_NCBIv3, whole genome shotgun sequence genomic segment:
- the LOC8082016 gene encoding germin-like protein 3-1 translates to MIMRDAGDGGSIGISHRILLSLFLFAAVCMSDPDLLLDYCVADTATPPSSQFHLNGLACIDPASARAEHFATSALSSPATTEHRSATATAALFGFNVTVTSPASSLPGANAQGLAMARTDLAPGGLAPPHTHPRASEVALVLAGSVLVGFADTSYRLYTQLLRAGEAFVFPRGMVHFLYNMDVAAPAVVLSGLNSQSPGAQLVPFSSFRTEPPVPDEVLKIAFKINGQDVHRIQRNLGGSS, encoded by the coding sequence ATGATCATGAGAGATGCGGGTGATGGTGGCAGCATCGGTATCAGCCACCGAATCCTCCTCTCCCTCTTCCTCTTCGCCGCCGTCTGCATGTCCGACCCCGACCTCCTCCTGGACTACTGCGTCGCCGACACGGCGACCCCTCCGTCGTCCCAGTTCCACCTCAACGGCCTGGCCTGCATCGACCCGGCGTCAGCTCGGGCAGAGCACTTCGCCACCTCGGCGCTGTCGTCGCCCGCGACGACGGAGCACCGGTCGGCCACCGCCACGGCGGCCTTGTTCGGGTTCAACGTGACGGTGACGAGCCCCGCGTCGTCGCTCCCCGGCGCGAACGCGCAGGGTCTCGCCATGGCGCGCACCGACCTGGCGCCGGGCGGGCTGGCGCCGCCGCACACGCACCCGCGCGCGTCGGAGGTGGCGCTGGTGCTGGCGGGAAGCGTGCTGGTGGGGTTCGCGGACACGTCGTACCGGCTGTACACGCAGCTGCTGCGCGCCGGGGAGGCGTTCGTGTTCCCGCGCGGGATGGTTCACTTCCTGTACAACATGGACGTGGCGGCGCCCGCCGTGGTGCTGTCGGGGCTCAACAGCCAGAGCCCCGGCGCGCAGCTCGTGCCCTTCTCGTCGTTCCGGACGGAGCCGCCGGTCCCAGACGAGGTGCTCAAGATAGCGTTCAAGATCAACGGCCAGGACGTGCACAGGATCCAAAGAAACCTCGGCGGATCCTCCTAG
- the LOC110431753 gene encoding tubulin--tyrosine ligase-like protein 12 isoform X2, whose translation MSPAAASASPDDRIRNYEDFVRVHAYLLAAAGIPPSLHQRLYRKLADEVFDGGEVFAVEPCEDGRQRRLVLSADESLRKESDVFLVDHAWSFRLPDALKQLREVPGLAERMAALMCVDLDRRIETEEADEKDGHESGSLEHVLQVVEKEKARVQERGRDSAAWLELEELGIDDDMLVALDLSAKFPNLVALNLWGNKLQDLEKVMQEIRKCAKLKALWLNENPVLGKSIDKAILDGLSGLEIYNSHFTSKAGEWALGFCADIVGADNPCSSVESTLLGSIEIIDLSDRCIHKLPEVLSPSNFPSLSKLNIRGNPLDQISGDDLLKLFGGFTKLQELEVDIPGPLGNSAISILESLPNLSLLNGVDSSSIIESGKHIVDSALEPRLPEWSPEEPLAERVIGAMWLYLMTYRLADEEKIDETPVWYVMDELGSAMRHSDYANFRIAPFLFMPEGKLDTAISYTILWPTHDVHTGEECTRDFLFGIGEDKQRSARLTAWFRTPENYFIQEFRRYQEQLQSNSICSSTKIEETPSTKSIRPSDGRALRVYTDIPHVEEFLTRPEFVLTTDPKEADIIWVSMQVDSEVKKAVGLTDQQYTNQFPFEACLVMKHHLAETIHKAWGSPEWLQPTYNLETHLSPLIGDYFVRKRDGMDNLWIMKPWNMARTIDTTVTGDLSAIIRLMETGPKICQKYIERPALFQGRKFDLRYIVLVRSIRPLEIFLSDVFWVRLANNQYTLEKTSFFEYETHFTVMNYIGRMKHMNTPEFVKEFEKEHQGDILSGLREGVQI comes from the exons ATGTCACCCGCGGCAGCCTCTGCATCACCCGACGACCGCATCCGAAACTACGAAGACTTCGTGCGGGTGCACGCGTACCTGCTGGCCGCGGCCGGCATCCCGCCGTCGCTGCACCAGAGGCTGTACCGCAAGCTCGCGGACGAGGTGTTCGACGGCGGGGAGGTCTTTGCCGTCGAGCCGTGCGAGGACGGGAGGCAGCGGCGCCTCGTGCTCTCCGCCGATGAGTCTCTGCGAAAGGAGTCCGATGTCTTCCTCGTCGACCACGCGTGGTCCTTCCGCCTTCCTGATGCGCTCAAGCAG TTGCGGGAAGTGCCAGGACTGGCTGAAAGGATGGCAGCATTGATGTGTGTGGATTTGGACCGCAGGATAGAAACTGAAGAGGCAGATGAGAAGGATGGTCACGAGAGTGGGAGCTTGGAGCATGTATTGCAGGTAGTCGAGAAAGAGAAGGCTAGAGTTCAGGAGAGGGGAAGGGATTCTGCGGCATGGCTGGAACTTGAAGAACTCGGAATTGATGATGACATGCTAGTAGCCTTGGATCTATCTGCAAAATTTCCG AATCTGGTAGCTCTGAACCTATGGGGAAACAAGCTGCAGGATCTAGAGAAAGTTATGCAAGAAATCAGGAAGTGTGCAAAGCTAAAGGCACTGTGGTTGAACGAGAATCCTGttcttggcaaaag TATTGACAAAGCTATTCTAGATGGTCTCTCTGGATTGGAAATATACAATTCACATTTTACGAGTAAAGCTGGAGAGTGGGCATTAGGTTTTTGTGCAGACATTGTTGGAGCAGATAATCCCTGTTCTTCTGTGGAAAGCACACTGTTAGGGAGTATTGAGATTATTGACCTTTCTGATAGATGCATTCACAAGCTACCAGAG GTATTATCTCCTAGTAATTTCCCATCTCTGTCAAAATTGAACATCCGTGGTAATCCTCTGGATCAAATTTCTGGCGATGATCTCTTAAAGCTATTTGGTGGATTCACAAAGTTACAAGAGTTGGAG GTCGACATTCCTGGCCCTCTGGGAAACAGCGCAATCTCCATTCTTGAGTCTCTCCCTAATTTATCTTTGCTAAATGGTGTGGATTCCTCAAGTATAATAGAGAGTGGGAAGCATATAGTTGACTCTGCACTTGAACCACGGCTTCCAGAATGGTCACCTGAAGAACCCCTTGCTGAAAGAGTTATTGGTGCAATGTGGTTGTATCTTATGACATACCGGCTTGCTGATGAGGAAAAGATTGATGAAACACCTGTTTG GTATGTCATGGACGAGTTGGGCTCAGCCATGCGCCACAGTGATTATGCAAACTTCAGAATAGCTCCATTCTTGTTCATGCCAGAAGGGAAACTAGACACTGCTATAAG TTACACAATTCTGTGGCCCACTCATGATGTTCATACTGGAGAAGAATGTACCCGTGATTTCTTGTTTGGTATTGGCGAGGACAAACAGCGTTCGGCTAGGCTTACAGCTTGGTTCCGCACACCTGAGAACTACTTTATTCAG GAATTCAGGAGGTACCAGGAACAACTTCAATcaaatagcatttgttcttcgaCAAAAATAGAAGAGACGCCCTCTACCAAAAGTATACGTCCAAGTGATGGTCGTGCACTTCGAGTATATACTGACATACCTCATGTAGAGGAGTTTTTAACGCGGCCAGAGTTTGTTCTCA CAACTGATCCAAAGGAGGCTGACATTATCTGGGTAAGCATGCAAGTGGATTCAGAAGTAAAGAAAGCTGTAGGGCTCACAGACCAACAATACACAAATCAATTTCCTTTTGAAGCTTGCCTTGTCATGAAGCACCATCTTGCGGAGACCATCCACAAG GCTTGGGGTTCACCTGAATGGCTTCAACCTACATATAACCTAGAGACCCATTTGTCTCCACTTATTGGTGATTATTTTGTGAGGAAACGAGATGGCATGGACAATTTATGGATCATGAAGCCTTGGAACATGGCGAGAACAATCGATACCACAGTTACTGGTGATTTGTCTGCTATTATCAGACTTATGGAGACAGGCCCCAAGATATGCCAAAAATATATTGAACGCCCTGCACTTTTCCAAGGAAGGAAGTTTGATCTTCGGTACATTGTTTTGGTCCGTAGTATCCGCCCTTTGGAAATATTTCTATCTGATGTTTTCTGG GTTAGGTTAGCAAACAATCAGTACACTTTGGAGAAGACTAGCTTTTTTGAGTATGAGACCCATTTCACTGTGATG AATTATATTGGAAGGATGAAACATATGAATACACCAGAGTTTGTCAAGGAGTTTGAGAAGGAGCACCAag GTGACATACTGTCCGGACTGCGGGAGGGCGTGCAAATATGA
- the LOC110431753 gene encoding tubulin--tyrosine ligase-like protein 12 isoform X1: MSPAAASASPDDRIRNYEDFVRVHAYLLAAAGIPPSLHQRLYRKLADEVFDGGEVFAVEPCEDGRQRRLVLSADESLRKESDVFLVDHAWSFRLPDALKQLREVPGLAERMAALMCVDLDRRIETEEADEKDGHESGSLEHVLQVVEKEKARVQERGRDSAAWLELEELGIDDDMLVALDLSAKFPNLVALNLWGNKLQDLEKVMQEIRKCAKLKALWLNENPVLGKSIDKAILDGLSGLEIYNSHFTSKAGEWALGFCADIVGADNPCSSVESTLLGSIEIIDLSDRCIHKLPEVLSPSNFPSLSKLNIRGNPLDQISGDDLLKLFGGFTKLQELEVDIPGPLGNSAISILESLPNLSLLNGVDSSSIIESGKHIVDSALEPRLPEWSPEEPLAERVIGAMWLYLMTYRLADEEKIDETPVWYVMDELGSAMRHSDYANFRIAPFLFMPEGKLDTAISYTILWPTHDVHTGEECTRDFLFGIGEDKQRSARLTAWFRTPENYFIQEFRRYQEQLQSNSICSSTKIEETPSTKSIRPSDGRALRVYTDIPHVEEFLTRPEFVLTTDPKEADIIWVSMQVDSEVKKAVGLTDQQYTNQFPFEACLVMKHHLAETIHKAWGSPEWLQPTYNLETHLSPLIGDYFVRKRDGMDNLWIMKPWNMARTIDTTVTGDLSAIIRLMETGPKICQKYIERPALFQGRKFDLRYIVLVRSIRPLEIFLSDVFWVRLANNQYTLEKTSFFEYETHFTVMNYIGRMKHMNTPEFVKEFEKEHQVKWLDIHESIRSTIRCVFESAAAVHPEMQNPFSRAMYGVDVMLDNRFEPKILEVTYCPDCGRACKYDTQALVGSQGTIRGRDFFNAVFGCLFLDEQTNVSPL, translated from the exons ATGTCACCCGCGGCAGCCTCTGCATCACCCGACGACCGCATCCGAAACTACGAAGACTTCGTGCGGGTGCACGCGTACCTGCTGGCCGCGGCCGGCATCCCGCCGTCGCTGCACCAGAGGCTGTACCGCAAGCTCGCGGACGAGGTGTTCGACGGCGGGGAGGTCTTTGCCGTCGAGCCGTGCGAGGACGGGAGGCAGCGGCGCCTCGTGCTCTCCGCCGATGAGTCTCTGCGAAAGGAGTCCGATGTCTTCCTCGTCGACCACGCGTGGTCCTTCCGCCTTCCTGATGCGCTCAAGCAG TTGCGGGAAGTGCCAGGACTGGCTGAAAGGATGGCAGCATTGATGTGTGTGGATTTGGACCGCAGGATAGAAACTGAAGAGGCAGATGAGAAGGATGGTCACGAGAGTGGGAGCTTGGAGCATGTATTGCAGGTAGTCGAGAAAGAGAAGGCTAGAGTTCAGGAGAGGGGAAGGGATTCTGCGGCATGGCTGGAACTTGAAGAACTCGGAATTGATGATGACATGCTAGTAGCCTTGGATCTATCTGCAAAATTTCCG AATCTGGTAGCTCTGAACCTATGGGGAAACAAGCTGCAGGATCTAGAGAAAGTTATGCAAGAAATCAGGAAGTGTGCAAAGCTAAAGGCACTGTGGTTGAACGAGAATCCTGttcttggcaaaag TATTGACAAAGCTATTCTAGATGGTCTCTCTGGATTGGAAATATACAATTCACATTTTACGAGTAAAGCTGGAGAGTGGGCATTAGGTTTTTGTGCAGACATTGTTGGAGCAGATAATCCCTGTTCTTCTGTGGAAAGCACACTGTTAGGGAGTATTGAGATTATTGACCTTTCTGATAGATGCATTCACAAGCTACCAGAG GTATTATCTCCTAGTAATTTCCCATCTCTGTCAAAATTGAACATCCGTGGTAATCCTCTGGATCAAATTTCTGGCGATGATCTCTTAAAGCTATTTGGTGGATTCACAAAGTTACAAGAGTTGGAG GTCGACATTCCTGGCCCTCTGGGAAACAGCGCAATCTCCATTCTTGAGTCTCTCCCTAATTTATCTTTGCTAAATGGTGTGGATTCCTCAAGTATAATAGAGAGTGGGAAGCATATAGTTGACTCTGCACTTGAACCACGGCTTCCAGAATGGTCACCTGAAGAACCCCTTGCTGAAAGAGTTATTGGTGCAATGTGGTTGTATCTTATGACATACCGGCTTGCTGATGAGGAAAAGATTGATGAAACACCTGTTTG GTATGTCATGGACGAGTTGGGCTCAGCCATGCGCCACAGTGATTATGCAAACTTCAGAATAGCTCCATTCTTGTTCATGCCAGAAGGGAAACTAGACACTGCTATAAG TTACACAATTCTGTGGCCCACTCATGATGTTCATACTGGAGAAGAATGTACCCGTGATTTCTTGTTTGGTATTGGCGAGGACAAACAGCGTTCGGCTAGGCTTACAGCTTGGTTCCGCACACCTGAGAACTACTTTATTCAG GAATTCAGGAGGTACCAGGAACAACTTCAATcaaatagcatttgttcttcgaCAAAAATAGAAGAGACGCCCTCTACCAAAAGTATACGTCCAAGTGATGGTCGTGCACTTCGAGTATATACTGACATACCTCATGTAGAGGAGTTTTTAACGCGGCCAGAGTTTGTTCTCA CAACTGATCCAAAGGAGGCTGACATTATCTGGGTAAGCATGCAAGTGGATTCAGAAGTAAAGAAAGCTGTAGGGCTCACAGACCAACAATACACAAATCAATTTCCTTTTGAAGCTTGCCTTGTCATGAAGCACCATCTTGCGGAGACCATCCACAAG GCTTGGGGTTCACCTGAATGGCTTCAACCTACATATAACCTAGAGACCCATTTGTCTCCACTTATTGGTGATTATTTTGTGAGGAAACGAGATGGCATGGACAATTTATGGATCATGAAGCCTTGGAACATGGCGAGAACAATCGATACCACAGTTACTGGTGATTTGTCTGCTATTATCAGACTTATGGAGACAGGCCCCAAGATATGCCAAAAATATATTGAACGCCCTGCACTTTTCCAAGGAAGGAAGTTTGATCTTCGGTACATTGTTTTGGTCCGTAGTATCCGCCCTTTGGAAATATTTCTATCTGATGTTTTCTGG GTTAGGTTAGCAAACAATCAGTACACTTTGGAGAAGACTAGCTTTTTTGAGTATGAGACCCATTTCACTGTGATG AATTATATTGGAAGGATGAAACATATGAATACACCAGAGTTTGTCAAGGAGTTTGAGAAGGAGCACCAag TTAAATGGCTGGACATCCATGAAAGTATACGGTCTACGATACGTTGTGTCTTTGAGTCAGCCGCAGCTGTTCATCCTGAGATGCAGAACCCATTCTCCAGGGCCATGTATGGTGTAGATGTTATGCTTGATAACAGATTCGAACCAAAGATTCTAGAG GTGACATACTGTCCGGACTGCGGGAGGGCGTGCAAATATGACACGCAAGCTCTGGTAGGGAGCCAGGGTACAATCAGAGGCCGTGATTTTTTCAACGCCGTGTTTGGCTGCCTCTTTCTTGACGAGCAAACAAATGTATCGCCCTTGTAA